The Labeo rohita strain BAU-BD-2019 chromosome 19, IGBB_LRoh.1.0, whole genome shotgun sequence genome window below encodes:
- the LOC127182072 gene encoding transmembrane protein 196 isoform X2: MCTSRKIIWSLLVLSVLEIGLGVSSIALGAVGISRAKAEHKTQQGDASPVWSGVCFLICGLCGMLCARKRTGLIMILFSSCCICGLIGGILNFQFVRALVKRPDAMRSLHLAVMSLACLGISSCTLSTWLTCRLASSEQQRMFLEREHSLHHSHEMAEKEVLDNTSNGISQISYNGRSASP; encoded by the exons ATGTGCACCAGCCGGAAGATCATCTGGAGTTTGTTGGTTCTGTCGGTGCTGGAGATAGGGCTCGGGGTGTCCAGCATCGCCCTGGGCGCGGTGGGCATCAGCCGGGCCAAAGCGGAGCACAAGACCCAGCAGGGCGACGCTTCTCCGGTATGGAGCGGAGTGTGT TTTCTTATCTGTGGACTGTGTGGCATGCTGTGTGCACGGAAAAGGACAGGACTGATT atgatattattttcctcttgcTGCATTTGTGGCTTAATCGGTGGAATCCTGAACTTCCAGTTTGTCCGTGCTCTGGTCAAGCGTCCAGACGCCATGCGCTCTCTTCATTTGGCCGTCATGTCTCTGGCATGTCTGGGCATCAGCAGCTGCACGCTGTCCACATGGCTGACCTGCAGACTGGCCAGCAGCGAACAGCAGCGCATGTTTCTAGAAAGAGAACATTCACTACATCACTCGCACGAAATGGCAGAGAAG GAGGTTTTGGATAACACCAGCAATGGCATCTCTCAAATCTCCTACAACGGACGGAGCGCTTCGCCGTGA
- the LOC127182072 gene encoding transmembrane protein 196 isoform X3, whose product MCTSRKIIWSLLVLSVLEIGLGVSSIALGAVGISRAKAEHKTQQGDASPFLICGLCGMLCARKRTGLIMILFSSCCICGLIGGILNFQFVRALVKRPDAMRSLHLAVMSLACLGISSCTLSTWLTCRLASSEQQRMFLEREHSLHHSHEMAEKVRLELEVLDNTSNGISQISYNGRSASP is encoded by the exons ATGTGCACCAGCCGGAAGATCATCTGGAGTTTGTTGGTTCTGTCGGTGCTGGAGATAGGGCTCGGGGTGTCCAGCATCGCCCTGGGCGCGGTGGGCATCAGCCGGGCCAAAGCGGAGCACAAGACCCAGCAGGGCGACGCTTCTCCG TTTCTTATCTGTGGACTGTGTGGCATGCTGTGTGCACGGAAAAGGACAGGACTGATT atgatattattttcctcttgcTGCATTTGTGGCTTAATCGGTGGAATCCTGAACTTCCAGTTTGTCCGTGCTCTGGTCAAGCGTCCAGACGCCATGCGCTCTCTTCATTTGGCCGTCATGTCTCTGGCATGTCTGGGCATCAGCAGCTGCACGCTGTCCACATGGCTGACCTGCAGACTGGCCAGCAGCGAACAGCAGCGCATGTTTCTAGAAAGAGAACATTCACTACATCACTCGCACGAAATGGCAGAGAAGGTACGCCTGGAGCTG GAGGTTTTGGATAACACCAGCAATGGCATCTCTCAAATCTCCTACAACGGACGGAGCGCTTCGCCGTGA
- the LOC127182072 gene encoding transmembrane protein 196 isoform X4: MCTSRKIIWSLLVLSVLEIGLGVSSIALGAVGISRAKAEHKTQQGDASPFLICGLCGMLCARKRTGLIMILFSSCCICGLIGGILNFQFVRALVKRPDAMRSLHLAVMSLACLGISSCTLSTWLTCRLASSEQQRMFLEREHSLHHSHEMAEKEVLDNTSNGISQISYNGRSASP, from the exons ATGTGCACCAGCCGGAAGATCATCTGGAGTTTGTTGGTTCTGTCGGTGCTGGAGATAGGGCTCGGGGTGTCCAGCATCGCCCTGGGCGCGGTGGGCATCAGCCGGGCCAAAGCGGAGCACAAGACCCAGCAGGGCGACGCTTCTCCG TTTCTTATCTGTGGACTGTGTGGCATGCTGTGTGCACGGAAAAGGACAGGACTGATT atgatattattttcctcttgcTGCATTTGTGGCTTAATCGGTGGAATCCTGAACTTCCAGTTTGTCCGTGCTCTGGTCAAGCGTCCAGACGCCATGCGCTCTCTTCATTTGGCCGTCATGTCTCTGGCATGTCTGGGCATCAGCAGCTGCACGCTGTCCACATGGCTGACCTGCAGACTGGCCAGCAGCGAACAGCAGCGCATGTTTCTAGAAAGAGAACATTCACTACATCACTCGCACGAAATGGCAGAGAAG GAGGTTTTGGATAACACCAGCAATGGCATCTCTCAAATCTCCTACAACGGACGGAGCGCTTCGCCGTGA
- the LOC127182072 gene encoding transmembrane protein 196 isoform X1, producing the protein MCTSRKIIWSLLVLSVLEIGLGVSSIALGAVGISRAKAEHKTQQGDASPVWSGVCFLICGLCGMLCARKRTGLIMILFSSCCICGLIGGILNFQFVRALVKRPDAMRSLHLAVMSLACLGISSCTLSTWLTCRLASSEQQRMFLEREHSLHHSHEMAEKVRLELEVLDNTSNGISQISYNGRSASP; encoded by the exons ATGTGCACCAGCCGGAAGATCATCTGGAGTTTGTTGGTTCTGTCGGTGCTGGAGATAGGGCTCGGGGTGTCCAGCATCGCCCTGGGCGCGGTGGGCATCAGCCGGGCCAAAGCGGAGCACAAGACCCAGCAGGGCGACGCTTCTCCGGTATGGAGCGGAGTGTGT TTTCTTATCTGTGGACTGTGTGGCATGCTGTGTGCACGGAAAAGGACAGGACTGATT atgatattattttcctcttgcTGCATTTGTGGCTTAATCGGTGGAATCCTGAACTTCCAGTTTGTCCGTGCTCTGGTCAAGCGTCCAGACGCCATGCGCTCTCTTCATTTGGCCGTCATGTCTCTGGCATGTCTGGGCATCAGCAGCTGCACGCTGTCCACATGGCTGACCTGCAGACTGGCCAGCAGCGAACAGCAGCGCATGTTTCTAGAAAGAGAACATTCACTACATCACTCGCACGAAATGGCAGAGAAGGTACGCCTGGAGCTG GAGGTTTTGGATAACACCAGCAATGGCATCTCTCAAATCTCCTACAACGGACGGAGCGCTTCGCCGTGA
- the polr1f gene encoding LOW QUALITY PROTEIN: DNA-directed RNA polymerase I subunit RPA43 (The sequence of the model RefSeq protein was modified relative to this genomic sequence to represent the inferred CDS: inserted 1 base in 1 codon) → MANLSQEDGAPKPATNSADVSTIAQTSSGNVADTPGGFVAPVPCLIPSFADAVKLLKERYSCLVLEKHRRHISLPPVHLRKKRTGIQEELNSELLKYSSSLKGVPVAYDSIKVVGQHGDIYDDAGFIHLNIEASFVVFKPKRGLKLVGVINKIGVGHVGCLVHGCFNASVVKPFLLTSEQWRDSGLCVGQNLEFEVFQLDADAVGVLLIRGRLEKSRVQELVEQFEQKESTVESTAELESTEDTIDSPKPKKKKKKDKREAESAADESLNDSSLEQTSEYHQTADDTTEIDSNANGHHKEKKKKKXKDKRQEADEITPCDLPTSDSSGYVSDKISRKRAAESDDGLQDAPATKKKKKSK, encoded by the exons ATGGCGAACTTGTCGCAGGAGGACGGAGCTCCGAAACCCGCCACAAACTCCGCGGATGTGTCGACGATAGCGCAAACATCCAGTGGAAATGTCGCGGACACACCTGGTGGATTCGTCGCGCCGGTTCCGTGTCTCATCCCATCGTTCGCGGACGCGGTAAAGTTGTTGAAAGAGCGGTACTCGTGTTTGGTGCTGGAAAAGCACCGCAGACACATCTCACTGCCGCCGGTACATCTGCGGAAAAAACGCACGGGTATACAGGAGGAACTCAACTCTGAGCTGCTCAAATACTCCAGCAG TCTGAAAGGTGTTCCTGTGGCATATGACAGCATTAAAGTCGTAGGACAGCATGGAGATATTTATGACGATGCAGGATTCATTCATCTCAACATCGAGGCGTCATTTGTGGTCTTCAAACCTAAGAGAGGATTAAAGCTTGTG GGTGTGATTAATAAAATAGGAGTGGGTCACGTGGGCTGTCTGGTTCACGGCTGCTTTAACGCGTCGGTGGTGAAGCCCTTTCTACTGACCTCAGAGCAGTGGAGAGACTCGGGACTGTGTGTCGGACAGAACCTGGAGTTTGAGGTGTTTCAGCTGGATGCCGACGCTGTGGGTGTTCTGCTCATCAGAGGACGGCTGGAGAAGTCCAG AGTGCAAGAGCTCGTGGAGCAATTTGAACAAAAGGAATCGACTGTAGAATCCACCGCAGAACTAGAATCCACAGAAGACACGATCGACAGTCCAAAACccaagaagaaaaagaagaaagacaagCGTGAAGCGGAGTCTGCAGCCGACGAGTCTCTGAACGACAGCAGCCTGGAGCAAACGTCAGAATACCACCAAACCGCCGACGACACAACAGAGATAGACTCCAACGCAAACGGACATCAcaaagagaagaagaagaaga aaaaagacaaacgaCAGGAGGCAGATGAGATCACGCCCTGTGACCTCCCGACGAGTGACTCCAGTGGGTACGTCAGCGATAAAATCAGCAGAAAGAGAGCGGCCGAGAGCGACGACGGGCTGCAGGACGCACCTGCCaccaaaaagaagaaaaagagcaAGTGA